A genome region from Mastacembelus armatus chromosome 8, fMasArm1.2, whole genome shotgun sequence includes the following:
- the tufm gene encoding elongation factor Tu, mitochondrial, whose product MAALVGLRACFSALQLSSPSLLHSSFKLCTVPLSRRTFAAEAKKTYSRDKPHVNIGTIGHVDHGKTTLTAAITKVLSDAGGAHYKKYEDIDNAPEEKARGITINASHVEYTTANRHYAHTDCPGHADYVKNMITGTAQMDGCILVVAATDGQMPQTREHLLLARQIGVEHVVVFINKADAVEDKEMLDLVEIEIRELLTEFGYDGENTPVVIGSALCALENKEPDLGLNAVMKLLETVDNYIPLPKRELEKPFLLPIEGVYSIPGRGTVVTGTLERGVIKKGDDCEFLGHNRNFKSVVTGVEMFHKSLERAEAGDNLGALVRGLKREDVRRGMVMCKPGSIFPHQKVKAQVYILSKEEGGRHKPFINNFMPVMFSLTWDMACRITLPSEKEMVMPGEDTSLTLTLRQPMVLEKGQRFTLRDGNKTIGTGLVTDILTMTEDDKCNWG is encoded by the exons ATGGCTGCCCTTGTGGGTTTGCGTGCATGTTTCTCGG CACTTCAGCTTTCTTCACCAAGCCTCCTCCACAGCTCATTCAAGTTG TGTACTGTGCCTCTGAGTCGGCGGACCTTCGCTGCAGAGGCTAAGAAGACATACAGCCGAGACAAGCCCCATGTGAACATTGGAACAATTGGCCATGTTGATCACGGCAAGACCACCTTGACAGCAGCCATCACAAAAG TGCTCTCTGATGCTGGTGGTGCTCACTACAAAAAGTATGAAGACATAGACAATGCCCCTGAGGAGAAGGCCAGAGGCATCACCATCAACGCCTCTCATGTAGAATACACCACAGCCAACAGACATTATGCCCACACAGACTGCCCAGGTCATGCCGACTATGTCAAG AACATGATTACAGGCACGGCTCAGATGGATGGTTGCATCCTGGTGGTGGCAGCCACTGATGGCCAGATGCCTCAGACACGTGAGCATCTCCTGTTGGCCAGGCAGATCGGTGTAGAACATGTGGTGGTTTTCATCAACAAGGCCGACGCTGTGGAGGACAAGGAGATGTTGGATCTGGTGGAGATCGAGATCCGCGAGTTGCTCACAGAGTTTGGCTATGATGGCGAGAACACACCTGTTGTAATAGGCTCTGCACTCTGTGCTCTGGAG AACAAGGAGCCTGACCTGGGTTTAAATGCTGTGATGAAACTACTGGAGACTGTGGATAATTACATTCCTCTgcccaaaagagagctggagaAACCTTTCCTTCTGCCCATTGAAGGGGTTTATTCTATCCCAG GTAGAGGTACGGTGGTAACAGGTACATTGGAGAGGGGTGTCATCAAGAAAGGAGACGACTGTGAGTTTTTGGGCCACAATCGCAACTTCAAGTCTGTGGTTACAG GTGTCGAGATGTTTCATAAGTCTCTGGAACGGGCAGAGGCGGGAGACAACCTGGGCGCTCTGGTCCGAGGCCTGAAGAGGGAGGATGTGAGGAGAGGGATGGTGATGTGTAAACCAGGATCCATCTTTCCACATCAGAAAGTCAAGGCCCAG GTGTATATTCTGAGTAAGGAGGAAGGAGGCAGACATAAACCGTTTATCAATAACTTCATGCCAGTCATGTTTTCTCTAACTTGGGACATGGCCTGTAGGATCACTCTGCCCTCTGAAAAG GAAATGGTGATGCCAGGGGAAGACACCTCCTTGACACTGACGCTCCGCCAGCCAATGGTCCTGGAGAAAGGCCAGAGGTTCACTTTGAGAGACGGAAACAAAACCATCGGCACCGGCCTGGTCACAGATATCCTGACTATGACAGAGGATGACAAGTGCAACTGGGGCTGA
- the kcnj12b gene encoding ATP-sensitive inward rectifier potassium channel 12 isoform X1 produces the protein MSVARAHHHQSFLPCEEKEGLRLSAMPAVGSFGNGKIHTRRKYYKRFVTKNGQCNIHFSNMDEKSQRYISDMFTTCVDIRWRYMLLLFSLAFVVSWLMFGLAFWVIGLIHGDMDHPGEDDTYVPCVMKVNTFVAAFLFSVETQTTIGYGARFVTEECPTAVFMVVFQSIMGCIIDAFMIGAIMAKMARPKKRAETLLFSRNAVIAMRDGKLCLMFRVANLRKSHIVEAHVRAQIVKPRYTQEGEYIPLDQIDMNVGYDKGTDRLFLVAPLTVIHEIDEESPLFGISKQDLETSDFEIVIILEGLVEATAMTTQARSSYLSSEILWGHRFEPVIFEEKNQYRIDYAYFHKTFEVPSTPRCSAKDIEERKFPTSGANSFCYENELAFISRDEEEEEEDRCSSELVNEPITSGGDEMFSRRESEI, from the coding sequence ATGAGTGTGGCAAGGGCTCACCACCACCAGAGCTTCCTGCCctgtgaagaaaaagaaggcCTGAGACTAAGCGCCATGCCTGCTGTGGGCAGCTTCGGCAATGGCAAGATTCACACAAGACGCAAATACTACAAGCGGTTCGTCACCAAGAATGGCCAGTGCAACATCCATTTCTCAAATATGGATGAGAAGTCACAGCGGTATATATCTGACATGTTCACAACTTGCGTGGACATCCGCTGGCGAtacatgttgctgctgttcaGCCTGGCATTTGTGGTGTCCTGGCTAATGTTTGGCTTGGCATTCTGGGTCATTGGCCTCATACACGGTGACATGGACCATCCTGGAGAGGATGACACTTATGTTCCTTGTGTCATGAAGGTCAACACCTTTGTGGCagctttcctgttttctgttgagACACAGACAACCATTGGATATGGTGCTCGTTTTGTGACAGAGGAATGCCCGACTGCTGTCTTCATGGTGGTGTTTCAGTCTATCATGGGCTGTATCATTGATGCCTTCATGATTGGTGCTATCATGGCCAAGATGGCAAGGCCTAAAAAGCGTGCAGAGACTCTATTATTCAGCCGCAACGCAGTCATCGCTATGCGTGATGGGAAGCTATGCCTCATGTTTAGGGTTGCTAATCTAAGGAAGAGCCACATAGTGGAAGCTCATGTTCGAGCCCAGATTGTTAAGCCCCGCTACACACAGGAAGGCGAGTACATCCCCCTGGATCAGATTGACATGAATGTGGGCTATGACAAAGGCACTGACCGTCTGTTTCTGGTCGCACCCCTTACTGTCATACACGAGATTGATGAAGAAAGCCCTCTCTTTGGCATCAGTAAACAAGACCTGGAAACATCTGACTTTGAGATAGTGATTATACTTGAAGGGCTGGTGGAGGCCACAGCCATGACAACACAGGCACGCAGCTCTTACCTGTCCTCTGAGATCCTGTGGGGTCACCGCTTTGAGCCTGTTATTTTTGAGGAGAAAAACCAGTACAGGATAGATTATGCCTACtttcacaaaacatttgaagtaCCATCCACCCCAAGGTGCAGTGCCAAGGATATAGAGGAGAGAAAATTCCCAACATCTGGTGCCAATTCCTTCTGCTATGAGAATGAGCTGGCCTTCATCAGcagggatgaggaggaggaagaggaagacaggTGTTCATCAGAGCTGGTGAATGAGCCGATTACTTCTGGAGGTGATGAAATGTTCTCCCGTAGAGAATCAGAGATTTAA
- the kcnj12b gene encoding ATP-sensitive inward rectifier potassium channel 12 isoform X2, whose protein sequence is MSVARAHHHQSFLPCEEKEGLRLSAMPAVGSFGNGKIHTRRKYYKRFVTKNGQCNIHFSNMDEKSQRYISDMFTTCVDIRWRYMLLLFSLAFVVSWLMFGLAFWVIGLIHGDMDHPGEDDTYVPCVMKVNTFVAAFLFSVETQTTIGYGARFVTEECPTAVFMVVFQSIMGCIIDAFMIGAIMAKMARPKKRAETLLFSRNAVIAMRDGKLCLMFRVANLRKSHIVEAHVRAQIVKPRYTQEGEYIPLDQIDMNVGYDKGTDRLFLVAPLTVIHEIDEESPLFGISKQDLETSDFEIVIILEGLVEATAMTTQARSSYLSSEILWGHRFEPVIFEEKNQYRIDYAYFHKTFEVPSTPRCSAKDIEERKFPTSGANSFCYENELAFISRDEEEEEEDRCSSELVNEPITSGA, encoded by the exons ATGAGTGTGGCAAGGGCTCACCACCACCAGAGCTTCCTGCCctgtgaagaaaaagaaggcCTGAGACTAAGCGCCATGCCTGCTGTGGGCAGCTTCGGCAATGGCAAGATTCACACAAGACGCAAATACTACAAGCGGTTCGTCACCAAGAATGGCCAGTGCAACATCCATTTCTCAAATATGGATGAGAAGTCACAGCGGTATATATCTGACATGTTCACAACTTGCGTGGACATCCGCTGGCGAtacatgttgctgctgttcaGCCTGGCATTTGTGGTGTCCTGGCTAATGTTTGGCTTGGCATTCTGGGTCATTGGCCTCATACACGGTGACATGGACCATCCTGGAGAGGATGACACTTATGTTCCTTGTGTCATGAAGGTCAACACCTTTGTGGCagctttcctgttttctgttgagACACAGACAACCATTGGATATGGTGCTCGTTTTGTGACAGAGGAATGCCCGACTGCTGTCTTCATGGTGGTGTTTCAGTCTATCATGGGCTGTATCATTGATGCCTTCATGATTGGTGCTATCATGGCCAAGATGGCAAGGCCTAAAAAGCGTGCAGAGACTCTATTATTCAGCCGCAACGCAGTCATCGCTATGCGTGATGGGAAGCTATGCCTCATGTTTAGGGTTGCTAATCTAAGGAAGAGCCACATAGTGGAAGCTCATGTTCGAGCCCAGATTGTTAAGCCCCGCTACACACAGGAAGGCGAGTACATCCCCCTGGATCAGATTGACATGAATGTGGGCTATGACAAAGGCACTGACCGTCTGTTTCTGGTCGCACCCCTTACTGTCATACACGAGATTGATGAAGAAAGCCCTCTCTTTGGCATCAGTAAACAAGACCTGGAAACATCTGACTTTGAGATAGTGATTATACTTGAAGGGCTGGTGGAGGCCACAGCCATGACAACACAGGCACGCAGCTCTTACCTGTCCTCTGAGATCCTGTGGGGTCACCGCTTTGAGCCTGTTATTTTTGAGGAGAAAAACCAGTACAGGATAGATTATGCCTACtttcacaaaacatttgaagtaCCATCCACCCCAAGGTGCAGTGCCAAGGATATAGAGGAGAGAAAATTCCCAACATCTGGTGCCAATTCCTTCTGCTATGAGAATGAGCTGGCCTTCATCAGcagggatgaggaggaggaagaggaagacaggTGTTCATCAGAGCTGGTGAATGAGCCGATTACTTCTGGAG CATAA
- the kcnj12b gene encoding ATP-sensitive inward rectifier potassium channel 12 isoform X3 has translation MSVARAHHHQSFLPCEEKEGLRLSAMPAVGSFGNGKIHTRRKYYKRFVTKNGQCNIHFSNMDEKSQRYISDMFTTCVDIRWRYMLLLFSLAFVVSWLMFGLAFWVIGLIHGDMDHPGEDDTYVPCVMKVNTFVAAFLFSVETQTTIGYGARFVTEECPTAVFMVVFQSIMGCIIDAFMIGAIMAKMARPKKRAETLLFSRNAVIAMRDGKLCLMFRVANLRKSHIVEAHVRAQIVKPRYTQEGEYIPLDQIDMNVGYDKGTDRLFLVAPLTVIHEIDEESPLFGISKQDLETSDFEIVIILEGLVEATAMTTQARSSYLSSEILWGHRFEPVIFEEKNQYRIDYAYFHKTFEVPSTPRCSAKDIEERKFPTSGANSFCYENELAFISRDEEEEEEDRCSSELSNAGIM, from the exons ATGAGTGTGGCAAGGGCTCACCACCACCAGAGCTTCCTGCCctgtgaagaaaaagaaggcCTGAGACTAAGCGCCATGCCTGCTGTGGGCAGCTTCGGCAATGGCAAGATTCACACAAGACGCAAATACTACAAGCGGTTCGTCACCAAGAATGGCCAGTGCAACATCCATTTCTCAAATATGGATGAGAAGTCACAGCGGTATATATCTGACATGTTCACAACTTGCGTGGACATCCGCTGGCGAtacatgttgctgctgttcaGCCTGGCATTTGTGGTGTCCTGGCTAATGTTTGGCTTGGCATTCTGGGTCATTGGCCTCATACACGGTGACATGGACCATCCTGGAGAGGATGACACTTATGTTCCTTGTGTCATGAAGGTCAACACCTTTGTGGCagctttcctgttttctgttgagACACAGACAACCATTGGATATGGTGCTCGTTTTGTGACAGAGGAATGCCCGACTGCTGTCTTCATGGTGGTGTTTCAGTCTATCATGGGCTGTATCATTGATGCCTTCATGATTGGTGCTATCATGGCCAAGATGGCAAGGCCTAAAAAGCGTGCAGAGACTCTATTATTCAGCCGCAACGCAGTCATCGCTATGCGTGATGGGAAGCTATGCCTCATGTTTAGGGTTGCTAATCTAAGGAAGAGCCACATAGTGGAAGCTCATGTTCGAGCCCAGATTGTTAAGCCCCGCTACACACAGGAAGGCGAGTACATCCCCCTGGATCAGATTGACATGAATGTGGGCTATGACAAAGGCACTGACCGTCTGTTTCTGGTCGCACCCCTTACTGTCATACACGAGATTGATGAAGAAAGCCCTCTCTTTGGCATCAGTAAACAAGACCTGGAAACATCTGACTTTGAGATAGTGATTATACTTGAAGGGCTGGTGGAGGCCACAGCCATGACAACACAGGCACGCAGCTCTTACCTGTCCTCTGAGATCCTGTGGGGTCACCGCTTTGAGCCTGTTATTTTTGAGGAGAAAAACCAGTACAGGATAGATTATGCCTACtttcacaaaacatttgaagtaCCATCCACCCCAAGGTGCAGTGCCAAGGATATAGAGGAGAGAAAATTCCCAACATCTGGTGCCAATTCCTTCTGCTATGAGAATGAGCTGGCCTTCATCAGcagggatgaggaggaggaagaggaagacaggTGTTCATCAGAGCTG AGCAATGCAGGCATCATGTGA